From Pseudoalteromonas sp. DL-6, one genomic window encodes:
- a CDS encoding DUF4212 domain-containing protein, which produces MAFKNEEQAKAYWAENISLLFKLLAVWFVVSFGFGILLVDVLNEVRFFGFKLGFWFAQQGAIYTFVALIFVYVFKMNTLDKKYGVDE; this is translated from the coding sequence ATGGCTTTTAAAAATGAAGAACAAGCAAAAGCTTATTGGGCAGAAAACATTTCATTACTGTTTAAACTATTAGCAGTATGGTTTGTAGTCTCTTTCGGCTTTGGCATATTACTGGTTGATGTACTTAACGAAGTACGTTTTTTTGGGTTTAAACTTGGCTTCTGGTTCGCCCAGCAAGGCGCGATTTATACCTTTGTAGCTTTGATTTTTGTGTACGTTTTCAAAATGAATACGTTAGATAAAAAATATGGCGTAGACGAATAG